The following are from one region of the Camelus dromedarius isolate mCamDro1 chromosome 16, mCamDro1.pat, whole genome shotgun sequence genome:
- the CYTH1 gene encoding cytohesin-1 isoform X3: protein MVLKTEEEDVPSDLTAEERQELENIRRRKQELLADIQRLKDEIAEVANEIENLGSTEERKNMQRNKQVAMGRKKFNMDPKKGIQFLIENGLLKNTCEDIAQFLYKGEGLNKTAIGDYLGERDEFNIQVLHAFVELHEFTDLNLVQALRQFLWSFRLPGEAQKIDRMMEAFAQRYCQCNNGVFQSTDTCYVLSFAIIMLNTSLHNPNVKDKPTVERFIAMNRGINDGGDLPEELLRNLYESIKNEPFKIPEDDGNDLTHTFFNPDREGWLLKLGGRVKTWKRRWFILTDNCLYYFEYTTDKEPRGIIPLENLSIREVEDSKKPNCFELYIPDNKDQVIKACKTEADGRVVEGNHTVYRISAPTPEEKEEWIKCIRAAISRDPFYEMLAARKKKVSSTKRH, encoded by the exons ATGGTCCTTAAAACCGAAGAGGAGGATG TTCCCAGTGACCTGACTGCAGAGGAGCGGCAGGAGCTGGAGAACATCCGGCGGAGGAAGCAGGAGCTGCTGGCTGACATCCAG AGGCTGAAGGATGAGATAGCAGAAGTAGCTAATGAAATTGAAAACCTGGGGTCCACAGAAGAGAG gaaaaacatGCAGAGGAACAAACAGGTAGCCATGGGCAGGAAGAAATTCAACATGGATCCTAAGAAG GGCATCCAGTTCCTGATAGAGAACGGTCTGCTGAAGAACACCTGTGAGGACATCGCCCAGTTCTTGTATAAAGGCGAAGGGCTCAACAAGACAGCCATCGGAGACTACCTGGGGGAGAG AGATGAGTTTAATATCCAGGTTCTCCACGCATTCGTGGAGTTACACGAGTTCACTGACCTCAACCTCGTCCAGGCCCTACG GCAGTTTCTGTGGAGCTTCCGGCTGCCGGGTGAGGCCCAGAAGATCGACCGGATGATGGAGGCCTTTGCCCAGCGCTACTGCCAGTGCAACAATGGAGTGTTCCAGTCCACAG ACACTTGCTACGTCCTCTCATTTGCCATCATCATGCTGAATACCAGCCTGCATAACCCCAACGTCAAGGACAAACCCACCGTGGAGAGGTTCATCGCCATGAACCGGGGCATCAATGACGGGGGGGACCTGCCCGAGGAGCTGCTCCGG AATCTGTATGAGAGCATAAAAAATGAGCCCTTTAAAATCCCAGAAGACGATGGGAATGACCTCACTCACACTTTCTTCAATCCAGACCGAGAAGGCTGGCTGTTGAAGCTCG GCGGCAGGGTAAAGACCTGGAAACGACGCTGGTTCATTCTGACCGACAACTGCCTTTACTACTTTGAATACACGACG GATAAGGAGCCGCGCGGAATCATCCCTTTAGAGAATCTGAGTATCCGGGAGGTGGAGGACTCCAAGAAGCCA AACTGCTTTGAGCTCTACATCCCAGACAATAAAGACCAAGTGATCAAGGCCTGCAAGACGGAGGCCGACGGGCGTGTGGTGGAGGGGAACCACACGGTGTACCGCATCTCGGCCCCGACCCctgaggagaaggaggagtgGATCAAGTGCATCAG GGCGGCCATCAGCAGGGACCCTTTCTACGAGATGCTTGCTGCGCGGAAGAAGAAGGTCTCGTCCACAAAGAGACACTGA
- the CYTH1 gene encoding cytohesin-1 isoform X4, which produces MVLKTEEEDVPSDLTAEERQELENIRRRKQELLADIQRLKDEIAEVANEIENLGSTEERKNMQRNKQVAMGRKKFNMDPKKGIQFLIENGLLKNTCEDIAQFLYKGEGLNKTAIGDYLGERDEFNIQVLHAFVELHEFTDLNLVQALRQFLWSFRLPGEAQKIDRMMEAFAQRYCQCNNGVFQSTDTCYVLSFAIIMLNTSLHNPNVKDKPTVERFIAMNRGINDGGDLPEELLRNLYESIKNEPFKIPEDDGNDLTHTFFNPDREGWLLKLGGGRVKTWKRRWFILTDNCLYYFEYTTDKEPRGIIPLENLSIREVEDSKKPNCFELYIPDNKDQVIKACKTEADGRVVEGNHTVYRISAPTPEEKEEWIKCIRRHTEAHRG; this is translated from the exons ATGGTCCTTAAAACCGAAGAGGAGGATG TTCCCAGTGACCTGACTGCAGAGGAGCGGCAGGAGCTGGAGAACATCCGGCGGAGGAAGCAGGAGCTGCTGGCTGACATCCAG AGGCTGAAGGATGAGATAGCAGAAGTAGCTAATGAAATTGAAAACCTGGGGTCCACAGAAGAGAG gaaaaacatGCAGAGGAACAAACAGGTAGCCATGGGCAGGAAGAAATTCAACATGGATCCTAAGAAG GGCATCCAGTTCCTGATAGAGAACGGTCTGCTGAAGAACACCTGTGAGGACATCGCCCAGTTCTTGTATAAAGGCGAAGGGCTCAACAAGACAGCCATCGGAGACTACCTGGGGGAGAG AGATGAGTTTAATATCCAGGTTCTCCACGCATTCGTGGAGTTACACGAGTTCACTGACCTCAACCTCGTCCAGGCCCTACG GCAGTTTCTGTGGAGCTTCCGGCTGCCGGGTGAGGCCCAGAAGATCGACCGGATGATGGAGGCCTTTGCCCAGCGCTACTGCCAGTGCAACAATGGAGTGTTCCAGTCCACAG ACACTTGCTACGTCCTCTCATTTGCCATCATCATGCTGAATACCAGCCTGCATAACCCCAACGTCAAGGACAAACCCACCGTGGAGAGGTTCATCGCCATGAACCGGGGCATCAATGACGGGGGGGACCTGCCCGAGGAGCTGCTCCGG AATCTGTATGAGAGCATAAAAAATGAGCCCTTTAAAATCCCAGAAGACGATGGGAATGACCTCACTCACACTTTCTTCAATCCAGACCGAGAAGGCTGGCTGTTGAAGCTCGG AGGCGGCAGGGTAAAGACCTGGAAACGACGCTGGTTCATTCTGACCGACAACTGCCTTTACTACTTTGAATACACGACG GATAAGGAGCCGCGCGGAATCATCCCTTTAGAGAATCTGAGTATCCGGGAGGTGGAGGACTCCAAGAAGCCA AACTGCTTTGAGCTCTACATCCCAGACAATAAAGACCAAGTGATCAAGGCCTGCAAGACGGAGGCCGACGGGCGTGTGGTGGAGGGGAACCACACGGTGTACCGCATCTCGGCCCCGACCCctgaggagaaggaggagtgGATCAAGTGCATCAG ACGGCACACCGAGGCCCACAGAGGCTAA